The stretch of DNA TACCAGCTGCTCAAGTGCCAGCTCCAGCTGCTGGACCCAGAGACTCCTGAGTACAAGGTGGGCTGAGCCCAGGGAGGAGCCAAGGGAACAGTGGGCCCCACCGTTCTGCCCATTGGCCCTCAAGGTGCCAGGGGGTCTCTCACCCTTGGTCCCCTCTCCCTGAGTCTCTAGGGCTTGAGGAGAGCTGGGGGGGTGTTCATCCATATGTCTCTCATCCTGGGCACCCCACTTCTGCTCTCCCCCCAGGTGATCCACACCTACTTAAAACAGACCGGCAACAACCACAGGTGCCCTGCTCTGCAGCATGTTTGGAAAGTGAACCGAGAAGGGGAGGTGAGGGACGTCCCCCAGTGCCCTCCCCTGTCACTGCCCTGACTCTTGGGGAGATGATCTGCCTTGTGTGTCCCTTACTGGACCATCTCCACAACTCTGACCggttcccagcagccctggggctggcGAGCGTGGGAATGAGCATGCGagtggccagaggcccaggcccCAGTGGGCCTCTTGGAGTGACAGGGAGGAGCCTCGCCCTGGCATAATGTGGCTGCCCCGTTTCTCCCCACCACTACCCAGGGAGATCGGTTCCAGGCCCACTGCAAGTTGGGTAACCGGAGGCTGCTCTGGCATGGCACCAACGTGGCAGTGGTGGCTGCCATCCTCACCAGCGGGCTCCGCATCATGCCGCATTCCGGTGGCCGCGTGGGCAAGGGCATCTACTTTGCCTCAGAGAACAGCAAGTCTGCAGGCTATGGTGAGTGGCTCCTCGGGCCCAGTCCCAGTGGCCATGGGAACTGAGGAAGACTGGGCCTGGTGTTCACCCAGGTTAGGGGGGATCCAGGAGAGGAATCCTTGAATAGTGACTGAAAAGATGACTCAGTGAGCTGTCCTGGGATTTGAGGGGACTCAGGGACAGCCTCCTAGAGAAGGTGGTGAGGATAGAGTGAGTGTGCCAGCCAGACCTGATGGGGTGAGAGATGACCCTTAGCGGGAAAGCAGGCAGCCAGTGGCTCAGAGGCTGGGAGGCTATGGCAGGGTGGGACCTACAAGCCCAGCCTGATGGGAAAGCTCAGACAAAGGCCTGTGTGGGCAGTGGCGGGGGACTTGGGGACAAGGAGGCCTCATCCAGAGAGCAAGGGGGCGCCCATTTGGATGCGGACATAGCCCTACCTCAGTGGCTGTAGGCCCTGGGCAGGGTGGCAGAGCCggaggcagcagggaggcagTGGAATCGCCAATGCATGGGTGGGGGCACCCAGGCTAGGGCACGGCTGTGGGGGCAGAGATTCCGAGAGAGGGacatgtggggtggggtggcggcaTGTGGGAGACAGGGTTGAAGGTGTCTCTAATGACCCCCATGTTTCTGTCCAGCATGGCCCTCATTGAGGTGACCTCTCCAGACTGggtccccaccccaggctgaCCCCTTCATTGGAGTCCACTGCCACTCACCCAGCCAAGGCAGCAAGGTCCAAGGGCAGATGGGGCTGAAGTTCTAGGATGTCGAAGGTTGCCCAAGGCCAAGGCGTCTGGCAGGAGGACAGAGGAGCCTAAGAAAGAGGGGACGGTAGCCCCCGGAGAGCCAGAACAGGGGGATCCGGGCAAGGGGGCAACAGGTGCCAGTGGCAAGTCAGCAAGCAGGCCAGGGAGAAAAGCGCCCCACCCTGGATTCGGTCACTGGGAGGCCTTGACTGACTGTGGCAAGGGCAGCAGGGGGTGCAGAGGCCTggccccaggagcctgggagtgggggagagtgACGGGAGGCATCATAGCCTGGGCAAGGGGAGTTTTCTCAGGGTGGAGGAGTGGGCCCCTGTCTGTGCTGAGGCAGCCAACGCAGAGGGGCTAACAGTGCAGCAGAGAGGGCCCCAGGGGGTCGGACCAGAGGGCCGAGCAGCCCAGACTGAGCCTCCCTGCGGCCCCCCAGTTACGGGCATGTCCTGTGGGAACCACCACATCGGCTACATGTTCCTGGGTGAGGTGGCACTTGGCAGAGAGCACCACATCACCATCGATGAGCCCAGCTTGAAGAAGCCACCCCCTGGCTTTGACAGCGTCATTGCCCGAGGCCACACAGAGCCTGGTGAGTCCCAGCCCTGAGAGGCTGCACAGGCCTGAGAATGGAAGTGGGGCTGAGACCAGGGACGAGGGTGCCTGCAGGGAGCAGCAAGCAGGGAAGGCGCTGTGCAGAGGGGCAAAAAGCCGCATGCGTCCTCTCTGCAGTATTTCACTTTGCCATTCAACAAATCATTCCTGGGTATCCAGGAGGGCTTCAAAGAAGAGGTGTCATCACACACTGAAGGATGAGTGGGTGTTTCCCAGGTAGAGCAATGGGGCAGGGTAGGCCGGACAGAAAGCCCAGCCTGCACAGTGGTTTGGAGGTTGACAAGGTGGAAAGGAGCCGGCAGGCCTGTGCCAGAAGCAGGCAGCATAGGGGGGTGGAACCTCCTGGTAAGGTCAAGGACCAGTGAGTGACCCTGGCATCCCCCTTGGTCCCGGCTGTACCCTGCAGATCCAACCCAGGACACCGAGCTGGAGCTGGATGGCCAGCGAGTGGTGgtgccccagggccagcccatgCCCTGCCCCAAATTCAGCGGTTCCTCGTTCTCCCAGAGCGAGTACCTCATCTACCAGGAGAGCCAGTGCCGCCTGCGCTACCTGCTGGAGGTGCGCCTCTGAGCTGCACGGCCTTCCCGCGCCCTGGTGCCTGGCTGGGTAGAGACTGTCAGCCTCAACCTTCCCGCCCATCTCTGGTACCCCCAAGTCACCCCTTCTTGCTCCCACATCTCCCTGCTGTGTCCAGGACGGTgatccccactccctccctggcGGGGCTGTGGCCCCAGAGTCTCAACCCAAAGCTGATGGGTGCGATGTACTGGCAGCATCACTGGGACGCGGGTGCACCTGTTCCTGGCTGTGTAATTAGTGGAGCGAAGGCTGAGAGCCGGTTAGACCCCATAGCCACCTGGAAGTGCTCAGAAGTGATGGAGACACAGGAATCAGCTTGCAGGACCTTCTACAGGCCACATCTGGGAGAGTCTGAGGTTCAGTGTAAATAAGGACAGGTTGCCGATTACAAGTAGAGCATCATgagatgctccaggctcatcttgcaTAATCCtgatcagccatttctccaaggagccctagTTCCCCAGAGCAggaaatggtatttaaaattcagtttccgGACAGAAGGGATGCTTTTGGTACCAGGTGTCACTGCTTTTAAGCCCTTGTAGCAAAAAGCTAGGAAGGGTATACACGCCCAAAGCCCCGCACATCTCTCTACATCCATTTCTCCATCTCCCGCCCAACAGCACACAGCTGTCACTCCCCCGTCCCACATCTACTCCCCAACGGGAAGAACCTTGATGTGCGCCAGCACCTGCCTGCCCACTCGTTTGCTCAGTTCTACATGCAAAGGGGATTCTGAATTGCTATACTCATGCCATTGTGAAAAATAAACGTTCTAAGCAGCGTTCATGCTTTCCTGAAGTTTCTTCAAGATTCGCTTTTTGTCTTCAGACCAAGGTCAACGAGTTTGAAACAGGTTAAGGGTCACTTGGATTAGTCTTCCCTTTGGTGTGGCTGTTGTTCACTTGAAACACGAGTaggtttgttcatttctttctttttttttttttttaattattttgttgttcaagtgcagttgtccgcatctttcatttctgcttaTATTCACCGTTAGGGGGATTTCCTCATCTTCattgatgtatttttttcaatacGTAGAACATTAACATAGTTCCAAACAGTCCAACCCATAGAAAAAGCCACGCTCGGAGGGGTGCAGCCCTGAGCCCTTCCCCTCCATTCCCACCACCTGCCATAGGAGGCCAGGGTCATTAGTTTCTCCTTTAtccttcattcatttctttctctcctttttaaagattttattattattttatctttacagagaggggaaggaagggagaaagagagggagataaacgtcaactggctgcctctcgcacgcccccaacttgggacctggcctgttacccgggcatgtgccctgaccgggaatcaaacctgcgacctttcggtttgcaggcctgcactcaatccactgagtcacaccaaacAGGgcctttattcatttcttctggcaagttaaaaacaataaataaacagataaactaCAGAATTTCTTAATTGAGTTCAATCATTTGGAGGAGCAGTCATTCTCCAACCCACCATAGTCCCTGTCCCTGCCTACTGTCCCTGGTCCATTGTCTTCTTTACTCTCCCTGCCTGGCCTTGCTGAGCCCTCACCAGGCCCAGGTGGCCTGGGGGCTGCCCAGGCCTGTAGGCCTCACTGAGCAGGGAAAAAGCCAatgccctctcttccctctgaacAAAACCCTCCAAATCCTGCTTCACCTCCAAGAGGTGAATGCCCATGTTCAAGCTGTGGACAGAGCCTAGGAAGCAGGTGACCTGGGTTGCAGGGACAACTCAGCTGCGTGATCTGAGACACACTcctccccagtctgggcaccAGCCTTCTGCTATGAATCATGGAGAATTGGGCTGGGGCCCTTTAAATCCCAGCCCAGGAAAGAGCGTCTACCTGCAGGCGCCCGGCCTGGTCTCTACCGCCAAGATCTGTGCCAATGTTGACCGTATGCCTGGGATGGGGCTCAGGGGCACACGGTGAGCAAGACACAGACAGGGTCCCTGCTCTCACGGGGCTGATGTTCCAGTAAAACAGGCTCTAAACAAGCACATGCACAGATAGCAAACAGCATCAGGTATGGGAAGTGCcaggaaggaaaatgaagcagGACAAAAGGATTAGCGATGAGGAGATGGAACGATCCCAGAAGAGACCAACAGACAATGAAAGCCTCTCTGCAGCACAGACCTGAATCGGGTGAGGGGCGAGCCCTGCACTGCACTGAGGCAGGGTGTCTGATGGGGAAAAGAGcacgtgcaaaggtcctggggtggAAACCCATTTGAGATGTGAGCGTGCGGGCAGGATGACTGCTATGGCTGCAAGCAGGGTAGGCAAGGAGGAAGGGTTGGGGCAGACAGCTAGGGGAGCCGTTCTGACAACAGGAACCTCTTTCCCAGAGGGATGAGAGCAGGGCCACGGCCCCATTGATTTGTTTGTACAGGGATGCGCTTTGGCTGCCATGCAGAGGGCATGCTGCAGGGTGCAGGTCCATCAAGACCCTGTCAGCCAAGCTGATGCGCTCCAGGTGTTCCGGACGAGAGGACTTTGATCCCCGAGAGGGACTGAGCTACAAAGGGGCATGGCGAGGGAACCCACAGATTAGCAGCAGCAGGAAGCTGCTCCCACTCTTAGGTTGCAGTGATAATGGAAGGAACCAGTACCCCAAGGTCCAGGGCCACACGCAGAAGAACCCCAGAGTGGGGCTGGCAGCCTGAAGGAGAGAGATGCAGTCCTCCAGAGACAGACGGAGGGCCCAGGCTTCTTCTGCCTTCCACACTCTACCATCCTGGCGCTAGAGCCTAGCCTGGGCCTGCTCCGAGCCCTCCACAGGCACTTTCACAGCGCAGTCTCCAGCCTCCAGCTGGCAGCTGCTAGGACCCAGGGGGCtggtgccaggccctgcccctcccttgccagctctgtggctgtaAAGGGCAACATCAGAGTGACAGCCAGTACCATCTCCAGCAGGGGCTGAGCTCCTGGCGCTGTGGGGAGAGCCACAGCCTCAGCCTTGCAGCCCTCCATGGGGCTGGCCAAGCCCCCAAGAGGATGGAGGCCggggcagcagagccagggcctgggcagcCTGTGAGGTGAGGGGCCAGAGGAGCAAGGGACAGGTGGTGGGAATGGGGGGCGGAGGGCCGTTCCATTTCACTCTCCGAATCCCAGCACAGGGTGAAGCCGAGCGCTATATGGCCAACTCCTCAGGGCTGAACGTCACAGAGGTCGCAGGCTCCATGGGGTTGATCCTGGCGGCTGCGGTGGAAGCAGCGGCACTGCTGGGCAACGGCGCGCTGCTGGTCGTGGTGCTGCGCACGCCAGGGCTGCGCGACGCGCTCTACCTGATGCATCTGTGCATCGTGGGCCTGCTGGCGGCGGCCTCCATCATGCCGCTGGGCCTGCTGGCCGCGCCGCCACCCGGACTGGGCCGCGAGCACCTGGGCCCGGTGCTCTGCGGCGCCTCGCGCTTCCTCTCGGCCGCACTGCTGCCGGCCTGCACGCTAGGCGTGGCCGCGCTGGCGCTCGCGCGCTGCCGCCTCATAGTGCACCCGCTGCGGCCCGGCGCGCGGCCTGCGCCCTCCCTGGTGCTCGCGGCCGTGTGGGCCGCCGCGGCGCTGCTGGGAGCGCTCTCCCTGCTCGGGCCGCCGCCCGCACCGCCCCCGGCCCCTGCACGATGCTCGGTCCTGGCCGCGGGCCTCGGGCCCTTCCGGCCGCTCTGGGCCCTGCTGGCCTTCGCGCTGCCCGCCCTCCTGCTGATCGCCGCCTACGGCAGCATCTTCCTGGTGGCGCGGCGCGCTGCCCTACGGCCCCTGCCGCCCGCGCGCGGTGCCCGGCTGCGCTCTGACTCCCTGGACAGCCGCCTCTCCATCCTACCCGCCCTCCGGCCACGTCTGCCCGGGGGCAAAGCAGCCCTGGCCCCTGCGCTGGCCGTGGGCCAATTCGCAGCCTGCTGGCTGCCCTATGGCTGtgcctgcctggctcctgctgcGCAGGCCGCGAAAGCCGAAGCAGCCATCACCTGGGTAGCCTACTCGGCCTTCGCGGCTCACCCCTTCCTGTACGGCCTGCTGCAGCGCCCCGTGCGCCGGGCGCTGGGCCGCCTTGCCCGGCGAGCGCTGCCTCGGCGCCCGCAGGCCTGCACTCTGCGCACCTGGAACCCGCAGGCGCTCCTGCAGCACCTCCAGGGACCTCCAGAGGGCACTGCCCTAAGCCGTTCGGAGGCACCGGAACAAGACCCGGGTTTGGCGGGAGGCGAGACCCTCAGCATGCCAAAGGCCACCTGAGATCTGTCTCATTCACCCAACTGCAACGGAGAAAGGAGGGTGGCATGAAAAGGGGACCGTCCAGCCTGCTGCACAGGTGGTGGCAGGTGCTCTGAGGCTTCTGACTCAGGAACGGCAGAAAGGGAGGCAGCAACCTAGTGAGGCCCAGAGGATTCTGGGAGCTAGGAGTCCTGGGTTCTAGGCCCAACTCTGCATGGCCCTGTG from Desmodus rotundus isolate HL8 chromosome 8, HLdesRot8A.1, whole genome shotgun sequence encodes:
- the GPR62 gene encoding G-protein coupled receptor 62 yields the protein MANSSGLNVTEVAGSMGLILAAAVEAAALLGNGALLVVVLRTPGLRDALYLMHLCIVGLLAAASIMPLGLLAAPPPGLGREHLGPVLCGASRFLSAALLPACTLGVAALALARCRLIVHPLRPGARPAPSLVLAAVWAAAALLGALSLLGPPPAPPPAPARCSVLAAGLGPFRPLWALLAFALPALLLIAAYGSIFLVARRAALRPLPPARGARLRSDSLDSRLSILPALRPRLPGGKAALAPALAVGQFAACWLPYGCACLAPAAQAAKAEAAITWVAYSAFAAHPFLYGLLQRPVRRALGRLARRALPRRPQACTLRTWNPQALLQHLQGPPEGTALSRSEAPEQDPGLAGGETLSMPKAT